One window from the genome of Spirochaetota bacterium encodes:
- a CDS encoding GNAT family N-acetyltransferase — MFSKIYITEARTTDHDKIVELSRDLFEYSSFRVDDKVVKLVGRDNIHKVIYGILESSTGIFLAVSGGRILGFLSWAFDRNLTRLTSKGYYRIKLLGVDKEFQRKGIGSILLKYFIDFVKKQKGDIIEVSTDANNTAASNLYLKFGFLYTSSFGIFRYFSGINNSKSLTSNINVVKVSSQREMDDFVKVRSRNNDVYVYPIQCIFDRRFEDKVKQDIIYNYHKLIEASPSIFRMYVAYHSGIPVGYGVVKEDFSLSSLLSRISERNITVYRIFDLFVVEEQRRQGIGSEILDFMLSDIPKDYNFVETIVPIHNYGMINTLKKVDFSFSHSMINFSK, encoded by the coding sequence GTGTTTTCAAAGATTTACATAACTGAAGCAAGAACAACAGACCACGACAAAATAGTTGAACTCTCAAGAGACCTCTTTGAGTATTCATCCTTTAGAGTTGATGATAAAGTAGTAAAATTAGTAGGCAGAGACAATATTCACAAGGTCATATATGGAATACTTGAAAGTTCAACAGGTATATTCCTAGCAGTAAGTGGTGGTAGAATACTAGGCTTCCTATCGTGGGCTTTCGATAGAAACTTAACAAGATTAACCTCAAAAGGATACTACAGAATAAAACTCCTTGGAGTAGATAAAGAATTCCAAAGAAAAGGTATAGGATCTATACTACTCAAATACTTCATTGATTTTGTTAAGAAACAGAAAGGAGACATAATAGAAGTTAGCACCGATGCTAATAACACAGCAGCCTCAAACCTATACCTAAAGTTTGGATTTCTATACACATCATCATTCGGAATTTTTAGATACTTTTCTGGTATTAACAACTCAAAAAGTTTAACCTCTAACATAAATGTCGTAAAAGTATCTTCACAAAGAGAAATGGATGATTTTGTAAAAGTTAGGAGTAGAAATAACGATGTATATGTATATCCTATACAATGCATATTTGACAGAAGGTTTGAGGATAAAGTAAAACAAGATATCATATACAACTATCACAAATTAATAGAAGCTTCTCCAAGTATTTTTAGGATGTATGTAGCATATCATAGTGGAATACCCGTTGGATACGGTGTCGTTAAGGAAGATTTTTCATTATCATCTCTTCTATCTAGAATATCAGAAAGAAATATAACCGTCTATAGAATCTTCGACCTCTTTGTTGTTGAAGAACAAAGAAGACAAGGAATTGGTTCAGAGATTCTAGACTTTATGTTGAGTGATATACCTAAAGACTATAATTTTGT